Proteins co-encoded in one Nicotiana sylvestris chromosome 7, ASM39365v2, whole genome shotgun sequence genomic window:
- the LOC104244724 gene encoding uncharacterized protein At1g08160-like: MTSSESLSFFSPEYTSPKMFPLTPSPLPTPPPVPSHKRGVPKPSPMNQIVVSKHALNQPLTPEIPFESKTKPVQYIVPRQRKRTNPGVWLVAILCMIFCLLLICFGIVTLVIFLSIKPRNPLFDTSNASLSLIYLDSPQYMNGDFTFIANFTNPNRKLDVRFEHLDIELYFSDSLIATQVLQPFTQRRHETRLIPVHMISSLVYLPPISAFKLQKQVLSNRVVYNIRGTFKVRANIGLIHYSYWLHGRCQLEMTSPPAGALITHSCRTKR; the protein is encoded by the coding sequence ATGACTTCTTCTGAGAGCTTGAGCTTCTTTTCTCCTGAATATACTTCTCCTAAGATGTTTCCCCTTACTCCATCGCCGTTACCAACACCACCACCAGTACCATCACATAAACGCGGCGTACCAAAACCATCTCCTATGAACCAAATTGTCGTGTCAAAACATGCCCTGAATCAACCTTTGACACCAGAAATCCCATTTGAAAGTAAGACAAAACCAGTACAATATATTGTACCACGACAACGTAAACGGACAAATCCTGGAGTATGGTTAGTTGCAATCCTATGCATGATATTCTGCTTACTTCTTATATGTTTTGGGATTGTCACACTAGTCATATTCCTTTCTATTAAACCAAGAAATCCACTCTTTGATACATCTAATGCTAGCCTCAGTCTCATCTACTTAGACTCCCCACAATATATGAATGGTGATTTTACATTTATTGCAAATTTCACCAATCCAAACAGAAAGCTTGATGTGAGATTTGAACATTTGGATATTGAGCTATATTTTTCAGATAGTCTAATAGCAACTCAAGTTCTTCAACCTTTCACTCAGAGACGACACGAAACACGGCTAATACCAGTTCACATGATATCTAGCTTGGTTTATTTGCCACCAATATCAGCTTTCAAACTCCAAAAGCAGGTCCTAAGCAACAGAGTTGTTTATAACATCAGAGGAACTTTCAAAGTTAGAGCTAATATTGGCCTAATTCATTACTCTTACTGGTTACATGGGAGATGTCAGTTAGAGATGACAAGTCCACCTGCAGGTGCTCTTATTACCCATAGTTGTAGAACAAAGAGATGA